A region of Gemmatimonadetes bacterium SCN 70-22 DNA encodes the following proteins:
- a CDS encoding glycosyl hydrolase, with the protein MRFPRLLPTLAIALVALGTPALAQRAGGRAARPDTAARSPFSAEAFAGLKARAIGPAMTSGRVMSIAVHPANVGIIYVGTASGGLWKTTNGGATWDPIMDREGSYSIGWVTLDPRNPNVVWVGTGERNSQRSVAYGDGVYKSEDGGRSWKNVGLKESEHIGRIVVDPRNSDVVYVAAQGPLWSAGGDRGLYKTSDGGKSWTRVLAISDNTGVSDVVLDPRNPDVIVAASYQRRRHFFTLINGGPESAIHRSTDGGKSWTKVNTGLPSEELGRIGLAISPQDPDVLYANVEAANRRGGMYRSTDNGVTWQRMSDFNQGAMYYGDVFADPHDFDRIYVPDVLFQVSDDGGRTMRAMSTRAMHVDNHIIWVDPRNANHMLVGNDGGLYRSYDRGQTWVFFENLPLAQYYDVDVDDAAPFYNVYGGLQDNNSLGMPSRTKSDHGILNSDVFVTMGGDGFVSRIDPEDPNIIYAELQHGVIVRFDKRTHERVGIQPQEARGDVPFRWNWDAPFILSPHAPRRLYMAAQFLFRSDDRGNSWRKVSPDLTRQVQRNLLPVMGKVWGPDAVAKNTSTALYSNVSAIAESPRKEGMLWVGTDDGLVQVSEDGGATWRRIESFPGVPANAYVSRIKASQFDANTAYVTFTNHQNGDFKPYALKTTDGGRSWVSISGDLPSRGSTHAIIEDVVDPSLLFIGTEFGAYATRDGGAHWFRLAGLPTIAVRDLAIQKREHDLVIATFGRGIYILDDFRPLRTTTPATLAAAATLFPVKDAMLYVPTQQYGGRGKAFQGEMLYGGDNPPYGAIVTYHLEDPLKSLKQQRVDAEKAAEKAGKPIPYPTSDQLRAEAEEEAPAILLTVADSSGTPIRTFTGPVGKGFQRVAWDLRLPGHVLPRAAGTMEQLFGDPPGGPYVVPGRYSVSLAQRVGGVVTPLAGPVSFNVVTEPASPVTLADHAARGAFQARLQELRRSVAGAVELTNATAQQLEQLRRALDLAPAAPQALHDQVRALEGRLRLVVRELSGDRALASRSEATPSSIADRVNGISGEQGRTLGRPTGTHEEQLAIAGELFAAELARLRQLVEVDIPALERAAEKAGAPYTPGRIPGR; encoded by the coding sequence GTGCGGTTCCCGCGCCTCCTTCCCACGCTCGCCATCGCCCTCGTCGCGTTAGGCACTCCCGCCCTCGCCCAGCGCGCCGGAGGGCGCGCGGCGCGTCCCGACACCGCGGCGCGCTCGCCGTTCTCCGCCGAGGCTTTCGCCGGGCTCAAGGCACGCGCCATCGGCCCGGCGATGACGTCCGGGCGCGTGATGTCGATCGCCGTCCACCCCGCCAACGTGGGGATCATCTACGTGGGGACGGCGTCGGGTGGGCTGTGGAAGACGACCAACGGCGGCGCCACGTGGGACCCGATCATGGACCGCGAGGGATCGTACTCCATCGGGTGGGTCACCCTCGACCCCAGGAACCCGAACGTCGTCTGGGTGGGGACGGGCGAGCGCAATTCGCAGCGCTCGGTGGCGTACGGCGACGGGGTCTACAAGTCGGAAGATGGCGGGCGCTCGTGGAAGAACGTCGGCCTCAAGGAGTCCGAGCACATCGGACGCATCGTGGTCGACCCCCGGAACAGCGACGTGGTGTACGTCGCCGCGCAGGGACCGCTCTGGAGCGCGGGGGGCGATCGCGGGCTGTACAAGACGTCCGACGGCGGCAAGTCGTGGACGCGGGTGCTCGCCATCTCCGACAACACGGGGGTCAGCGACGTGGTGCTCGACCCGCGCAACCCCGACGTGATCGTGGCCGCGTCGTACCAGCGCCGCCGCCACTTCTTCACCCTCATCAACGGCGGGCCGGAGAGCGCGATCCATCGCAGCACCGATGGCGGAAAGAGCTGGACCAAGGTCAACACCGGGCTCCCCAGCGAGGAGCTGGGGCGCATCGGCCTCGCCATCTCGCCGCAGGACCCGGACGTCCTCTACGCCAACGTCGAGGCGGCCAACCGCCGCGGCGGGATGTATCGCTCCACCGACAACGGCGTCACCTGGCAGAGGATGTCGGACTTCAACCAGGGGGCGATGTACTACGGCGACGTCTTCGCCGACCCGCACGACTTCGACCGCATCTACGTCCCCGACGTCCTCTTCCAGGTGAGCGACGACGGCGGGCGCACGATGCGGGCCATGAGCACGCGCGCCATGCACGTGGACAACCACATCATCTGGGTCGACCCGAGGAACGCCAACCACATGCTGGTGGGGAACGACGGCGGATTGTATCGCTCGTACGACCGCGGCCAGACGTGGGTCTTCTTCGAGAACCTCCCGCTGGCGCAGTACTACGACGTGGACGTCGACGACGCGGCCCCCTTCTACAACGTCTACGGGGGGCTGCAGGACAACAACTCCCTCGGGATGCCGTCGCGCACCAAGTCGGACCACGGAATCCTCAACTCCGACGTCTTCGTGACGATGGGGGGTGACGGCTTCGTCTCGCGCATCGACCCCGAGGACCCCAACATCATCTACGCCGAGCTGCAGCACGGCGTGATCGTCCGCTTCGACAAGCGCACGCACGAGCGAGTGGGGATCCAGCCGCAGGAGGCCAGGGGCGACGTCCCCTTCCGCTGGAACTGGGACGCCCCGTTCATCCTCTCGCCGCACGCGCCGCGGCGGCTGTACATGGCGGCCCAGTTCCTCTTCCGCTCCGACGACCGCGGCAACAGCTGGCGGAAGGTCTCCCCCGACCTCACCCGCCAGGTGCAGCGCAACCTCCTCCCGGTGATGGGCAAGGTGTGGGGGCCCGACGCGGTCGCCAAGAACACCTCCACCGCGCTCTACTCCAACGTCAGCGCCATCGCCGAATCGCCGCGCAAGGAAGGGATGCTCTGGGTGGGAACCGACGACGGCCTCGTCCAGGTGAGCGAGGACGGCGGCGCCACCTGGCGCAGGATCGAGTCGTTCCCCGGCGTCCCCGCCAACGCCTACGTCTCGCGCATCAAGGCGTCGCAGTTCGACGCCAACACCGCCTACGTCACCTTCACCAACCACCAGAACGGCGACTTCAAGCCGTACGCGCTGAAGACGACCGACGGCGGGCGCAGTTGGGTCTCGATCAGCGGCGACCTCCCGTCGCGCGGCTCCACCCACGCGATCATCGAGGACGTGGTCGATCCCAGCCTCCTCTTCATCGGGACGGAGTTCGGCGCCTACGCCACGCGCGACGGCGGCGCCCACTGGTTCCGGCTGGCCGGCCTGCCCACCATCGCGGTGCGCGACCTCGCGATCCAGAAGCGCGAGCACGACCTGGTCATCGCGACCTTCGGGCGCGGGATCTACATCCTCGACGACTTCCGCCCCCTCCGCACCACCACGCCGGCCACGCTGGCGGCGGCGGCCACGCTCTTCCCGGTGAAGGACGCGATGCTCTACGTCCCCACGCAGCAGTATGGCGGCCGCGGCAAGGCGTTCCAGGGGGAGATGCTCTACGGCGGCGACAATCCGCCCTACGGCGCCATCGTCACCTACCACCTCGAGGACCCCCTCAAGTCGCTGAAGCAGCAGCGCGTGGACGCCGAGAAGGCGGCGGAGAAGGCGGGGAAGCCGATCCCCTACCCGACGAGCGACCAGCTGCGCGCCGAGGCCGAGGAGGAGGCGCCGGCGATCCTCCTGACGGTCGCCGACTCGTCAGGCACCCCCATCCGCACCTTCACCGGGCCGGTGGGGAAGGGCTTCCAGCGCGTCGCCTGGGACTTGCGGCTGCCGGGGCATGTCCTCCCGCGCGCGGCCGGCACCATGGAGCAGCTCTTCGGCGACCCGCCGGGCGGCCCGTACGTGGTGCCGGGGCGGTACAGCGTCTCGCTCGCGCAGCGGGTGGGGGGCGTGGTGACGCCGCTGGCCGGCCCCGTCAGCTTCAACGTGGTCACCGAGCCCGCGTCGCCGGTGACGCTCGCCGACCACGCCGCGCGCGGCGCCTTCCAGGCGCGGCTGCAGGAGCTGCGGCGCTCGGTGGCCGGCGCCGTCGAGCTCACCAACGCCACCGCGCAGCAGCTCGAGCAGCTCCGGCGGGCCCTCGACCTGGCGCCCGCCGCACCCCAGGCGCTGCACGACCAGGTGCGCGCGCTCGAGGGACGGCTCCGGCTGGTGGTGCGCGAGCTCTCGGGCGACCGGGCCCTCGCCAGCCGCAGCGAAGCCACCCCCTCCTCCATCGCCGACCGGGTCAACGGGATCAGCGGCGAGCAGGGCCGCACGTTAGGCAGGCCCACCGGGACGCACGAGGAGCAACTCGCCATCGCCGGCGAGCTGTTCGCCGCCGAGCTGGCCCGGCTGCGCCAGCTGGTGGAGGTCGACATCCCGGCGCTCGAGCGCGCGGCCGAGAAGGCCGGCGCCCCCTACACCCCGGGCCGGATCCCCGGACGATGA
- a CDS encoding Na+/H+ antiporter NhaA — MSPPPSPSPSGAARRAPRPRLLERVLYPFAEFARIGSLGGVVLLIVTAIALAWSNSPWGDAYFHLWEKKVSIGPAADPLTLSLHHWINDALMVVFFLLVGLEIKREFLVGELASARQAALPIVAAIGGMLVPAALYALVNVGGEGSAGWGIPMATDIAFALGILALLGSRVPIGLKVFLAALAIVDDLGAVLVIAIFYTATIKWAAVIGAAACVALLTTLNIRRVGALTPYLVIGVVLWYFLLRSGIHSTIAGVLLAMTIPTSSHLNAAEFSERARALVDDFDRTETGDLLVITSKGQQEALHRLDVAVSAVNAPLLKLEHSLHNLVSFAIMPLFAFANAGVRLGGVGDALLNPVALGVMLGLVVGKSMGITAFSALAVRLGIAALPAGVTWRMLHGAAWLGGIGFTMSLFIAELAFGEAPLLDAAKIGVLVASLVAGGVGFLLLRRPGSPRGHAVAEGAPDDGGGGEEGASAP; from the coding sequence ATGTCACCTCCCCCCTCGCCCTCGCCGTCAGGCGCCGCACGGCGCGCGCCGCGCCCTCGTCTCCTCGAGCGGGTACTCTATCCGTTTGCCGAGTTTGCCCGCATCGGCTCGCTCGGCGGGGTGGTGCTCCTCATCGTCACCGCCATCGCCCTGGCCTGGTCCAACTCGCCGTGGGGCGATGCGTACTTCCACCTGTGGGAGAAGAAGGTCTCGATCGGCCCCGCGGCCGACCCGCTGACCCTCTCCCTTCACCACTGGATCAACGACGCGCTGATGGTGGTCTTCTTCCTCCTCGTGGGGCTGGAGATCAAGCGCGAGTTCCTGGTCGGCGAGCTGGCCTCGGCGCGCCAGGCGGCGCTCCCGATCGTCGCCGCGATCGGGGGGATGCTCGTCCCCGCTGCCCTCTATGCCCTCGTGAACGTTGGTGGCGAGGGGAGCGCGGGGTGGGGGATCCCGATGGCGACCGACATCGCCTTCGCGCTCGGCATCCTCGCGCTCCTCGGGTCGCGCGTCCCCATCGGGCTCAAGGTCTTCCTTGCGGCGCTGGCGATCGTGGACGACCTGGGGGCGGTGCTGGTGATCGCCATCTTCTACACGGCGACGATCAAGTGGGCGGCGGTGATCGGGGCCGCGGCGTGCGTCGCCCTCCTCACCACGCTCAACATCCGGCGCGTGGGGGCGCTGACGCCGTACCTCGTCATCGGCGTCGTGCTGTGGTACTTCCTGCTGCGGTCGGGGATCCACTCGACGATTGCCGGGGTCCTGCTGGCCATGACCATCCCGACCAGCTCGCACCTCAACGCCGCCGAGTTCTCGGAGCGGGCGCGGGCCCTGGTGGACGACTTCGACCGCACCGAGACGGGAGACCTCCTGGTGATCACGAGCAAGGGGCAGCAGGAGGCGTTGCACCGGCTCGACGTGGCGGTGAGCGCGGTGAACGCCCCGCTGCTCAAGCTCGAGCACTCGCTGCACAACCTGGTGAGCTTCGCCATCATGCCGCTCTTCGCCTTCGCCAACGCCGGGGTCCGGTTGGGCGGGGTGGGTGATGCGCTGCTGAACCCCGTGGCACTGGGTGTCATGCTGGGGCTCGTGGTGGGGAAGTCCATGGGGATCACGGCGTTCAGCGCGCTCGCCGTTCGCCTGGGGATCGCGGCGCTCCCGGCCGGGGTCACGTGGCGCATGTTGCACGGGGCGGCGTGGCTCGGGGGGATCGGCTTCACGATGTCGCTCTTCATCGCCGAACTGGCCTTCGGCGAGGCGCCGCTCCTGGATGCGGCGAAGATCGGGGTCCTGGTCGCGTCGCTCGTCGCCGGCGGCGTGGGGTTCCTGCTCCTGCGGCGCCCCGGGTCGCCACGCGGACATGCCGTTGCCGAGGGTGCGCCTGACGACGGCGGAGGGGGCGAGGAGGGGGCCTCGGCGCCGTAG